CTTGCCTGCTGGCACTTACACCTCCACCGTCACCAATACAGTGACGGGATGTAGCACTGATGAAATTGTGCTCCTGGAAGACAATGCGCCTTTTGAAATGGAGGCCGTAGGTGAGAATGCCTGCGCCCTCACCGGTGATATCTCAGTCCGGTTCAGCAATCGCATTCCCGCCAGAGTGGAAATAAACGTAGTGAATGAAGCCGGCAACAATGTCTTTAGCTCTACAGAAACCCTGACGCGGAGCACCTTTACCATCAATGACCTGGATAGCGGACTCTACTTCGTGGAAGTGCGCGATACCAATCCACCAAACTGTATACAATCGGACACTGTTCGGCTAAGTGTCTCGGACGAATGCTACCGTACTATATTTGTTCCCAATGCGTTCAGTCCAAATGGAAATGGCGCCAATGATGAGTGGTTTGCTTTTCCCAATGAATTTGTGGATCAGTTTCAGGTCTATGTTTTCAATCGTTGGGGCGATCTGGTTTTTTATTCCAACAATAAAAACTTCAGGTGGGACGGTTCTTTTGCAGGAGGGGAAGTACCCATGGGTACCTATGCTTATCGCATGCTTTTCACCAGCACGCTGGAGCCCGAAAAAGGCACCTTTGAACAGTATGGTTCTGTGACGGTTGTAAAATAAGCATGATGACATTTTTCGATCAGGTATATCAAAAACTCTTTTCTAAGCCCGAAACCGCCAATGAGGTACTGGTCTATGAACCCATCTCGAGAAATGAGCATTACTCAGAAAGTTATGCCTTCTGGCTGCACTCTGTCAATCATAAAAGGCTTATCCGGCAAGTAGCTGAGTCATATTTACTGAAGCAAAACAATCTGGTTGGAGAACCTGATGTGCACCTGCTGTCCACCAACCTCTCCAATGGCTTTGCCATCTCCTTCAATGAAGAAATAGACAAGAAAGAGTTTCAGTTTTTCTTTGACTGGCTAGGAGAAAAAGTAGAAGCCCTGCCATATAAACGATCCAATAGCGATGTGACTATCACTGATAAGGGCAATGTGATCGAATCTAAGGAAAAGCATTACTTCAAGCCCATTCAGCAATCACAGGAAGCTCCCCTTGATCAGCAGTTTGGCAATATCCTGATCGAACACATATCCATTGATAACCGTCCAAGCTTTATCAAATTAGTGGCCAATACGTATAATGACAGAATGTATAAAAACCCTGACAGCTTTGAGTTTTTGGCCAAATATTTGTTTGAGGTTAATTGAAATTAAGAATCTAATTATGAAAATCATGAAATACGTACTTTTCGTCCTCTCCACCGTTCTTTTGGTGGGTTTGTTCTCCTTTAGCCCGGCACAGCCCGAATTACTCCCGACTAAACTTCGGATCACGGTAATTGACGGACTTGGCAACCCTGCAGAAGGTGCCACAGTGACCATTTATCTTAATGAGGATGACTACAGGAACAGTGAAAACCCCGTAGCTAAAGCCATATCTGACAACAAAGGGCGGGTTACATTCAAAGACCTGAAGCCGGTTCCTTATTTTATCGATGCCCGAAAAGGGGACATGAACAATGACTTTGAAGGAGTAAGAACAGCGGCACTCGAAGAAGGTAAACTCAACAAAGTAAACACTGTCATCGAATAGTGAATAGGGTCACCGGTTTTCTAGCCTGCCTCATATTTTTCAGCATAATCCGGGAGCCGAAACCGCTTCCGGATTATTCATTAGTACTCGATCAGCAACCATCGGCCATTGGCACTACAGAAGACCCTCAGGCCAGAGCAAATTACGAAAATCGATTGCTGGTTGACCCTTCTACAGGGCAGATTCCCAAAGACATCAGAGACCGGGAGCTCCGGTTTGCTGAGCTGCTGCTTTCCAGACAGCACAGGGCTGGTCATCATCAGCGGATGGCTGCTCAGAATTATGAACTTGCCGGCCCCTTCAATGTGGGTGGGCGCACCCGGGCGATCTCTCTCGATATTCGCAATGAAAATACCATACTCGCGGGTGGTGTTTCCGGGGGCATCTGGAAAACCACCAATGGAGGCACTGATTGGAAAAGAACCTCTGATCCGGCACTAAGAAATAGCGTGACTGCCCTTAATCAGGACCTGAGACCAGGGAAACAGGACATTTGGTACGCAGGAACGGGCGAACTTTTGGGCAACTCCGCCCGAAGTACCGCTGCCCCATACAGGGGTGCAGGCCTCTTCAAATCTACCGATGGTGGTGAAACCTGGGAAGCACTCCCCGGCACTATAGACAATGCCACCCCTAATCAGTTTAGCAGCCAGTTTCAATACATCTGGGCCATTGAAACCAACCAACTCAATCTCACCCAGGATGAAGTATTGGTAGCCGCCTATGGAGCCATCCTCAAATCATCAGATGGGGGCCAGACCTGGGGCGTGGCGCTCGGTCAGAAATTATTTGACCTGCCAGAAAACACAGACCTCAACGAATCTGATGCCCCATTTTATACCAGTTTGAGAAAAACACCTTCCGGACATTTTTTTGCTGCGATGAGCAGTGCCTCCTCCTCCAATAAGCTTTCGCCTTCAGCGGGTTTTTATTTCTCAGCTACCGGAGATCAGTGGCAGCAAATCACTCCTCCGGGTCTGGCAGCCTATCACGAGCGCACGGTGATCGGTTTTGCTGCTGACGAATCGAGTGTGTATTTCCTCACCCAGAGCGAAGAGGCCTCCCTTTGGAAACTTAATGTGACCAACATACAGAATGGAATACTCTCAGGGTCCTGGACTAACCTGACCAGCAACATACCTGCATCGGGTGGCGAATACGGTGACTTTGAGAGTCAGGGTGGCTACAACATGCTCATAGAGGTACATCCTCAGAACCCCAACCTCGTGTTTATAGGTGGTACCAACCTCTACCGATCCACCGATGGTTTTTCATCTACCAAAAACATCAAATGGATCGGAGGCTACAGCCCTGAGAACGACGCTTCAGTCTACCCCGGACATTACCCAGATCAGCATGCCCTGCTTTTTTATCCCTCAGATGAAAAAAGGATGATCTCAGCCAATGACGGTGGCATCCGGCTCACCACCAATGTCCTGGCTGACTCTGTCTCCTGGAAAAGCCTGAACAACGGGTACCTTACCTCACAGTTTTACACCATCGCCCAGCGGTTGGACAAGGACACTGATGAAATCCTGGGTGGAATGCAGGACAATGGGACGTACATGAGAGATGCTCTCGGTGAAAACCCCTCCTGGAACAGAATCCTGGGTGGAGATGGAGGCTACTGTGCCATTGCCCCCAACCGTGACTTTGTTTACGTCTCCTTCCAAAACAGCCAAATCTACCGACTCTCACTCAGCTCCACCTTCCAACTCAAATCCTTTGCACGGGTGGATCCAATAGGCGGAGGTGAACGAGAGGGTCAGGGTTATCTATTCATCAATCCTTTCATTCTGGATCCGACCAACGCCAGTCGAATGTTTTTGACTGGGGGTGATGTGATCTGGCGAAATGAAAACCTGCTGCAGGTGCCGGGTGGAAATCAAAAAAAGACCTCAGTCAACTGGTCGGAAATTAAAGATACGGAGCAGGCCTCCGGTGTGTACACGGCCATAGACAAAGCACGGGATCAGGATATTCTCTATGCTGGAATATACAGTCAAAGCCCCACCATTGTCAAAGTAGAAAATGCTTCGGACCCTACCCGGGAAAGCGTAACTTTTATGTCTCCTACCATTTTTCCTGAAAATGGTCACATCGCATGCGTCACGGTCAATCCTGAAAATGCAGATCACCTGATCGTGGTGTTTTCTAACTATGGCATCCCATCTATCTTCATGACGGTGGATGGAGGAGTGTCCTTCTCAGACATCAGCGGAAACCTGGAAGAAAACCCCGATGGCTCCGGTAGTGGTCCCAGCGTAAGGTGGGCAGAAATTGTCCCCACCACCAGTGGCATTAGCGTCTTTGTAGGCACGAGTACTGGATTGTACTCCACCACTGCCACCAATGGTGGCCAAACCATCTGGATTAAAGAAAGTGAAGACAAAATAGGCAATGCGGTGATCACGATGATTGATTATCGGGACATAGACGGTCGCCTGGTCATTGCGACACATGGCAATGGTACTTTTCAGTCGTTCCTGGAGGATACGCGCCCCTTCACCAATCAGCACTCACCCGGAGAGCAACTAACGAGTCTGCAGAATTATCCAAATCCGTTTACCAACGAAACGATGATCCGGTACTCCCTGCCGGAAAATGGTGAAGTAAAAATAGATCTTTACGATGCCTCCGGAAGATTCATCAGAAACCTGCTTTGGGGCCCACAATACGCAGGGGAAAACAGGACCATCTGGGATGGCACCAACAACTCCGGAACGCGCCTAAAGTCCGGCATATACACCTATGTGCTCCAGTTTCAGGGACAGCAGATCAGCAAGAGAATGATCTACCTTCCGAACTAACGATAGGTAATTAGCGCCAGGGCATAAGCCGCAACCATAAACCAAAATTTATAGTTCAGCAGATTGGGAATGACATTCAATTCCATCAACACCAAAGCCAAAACGATAATAACAGAAATCAATCTGAGGGTATTTCTAGTACTTTTACTCATATCTACGGTTAGTTGGTTTTTTAACAACTGGCGATGATGTTGCAATCGTAAATATATAGACCTCTCATAAGTTGTCAATAATTTTCAAGATAATTGTGCATTGAATTACCAAATGGCAGAAATAGGCACCAATATCGAACAGGCAGCAGCCCTCCTAAAGGCAGGGAAACTGGTGGCCATTCCCACGGAGACTGTATATGGTCTGGCGGGAAATGCGCTGGATGAATCTGCCATTCTGGACATCTTCAAGGTCAAAAAGCGACCCAAGTTTGACCCGTTGATTGCACACACGGATTCTCTGGAAAAAATCAAGGGAATAGTCACGCACATTCCTGACAAAGCACTCATGCTGGCAGAGGCCTTCTGGCCCGGCCCTTTGACCATTTTATTGAATAAAAAGTCACACATTCCGGACATTCTTACCTCCGGCCTTTCAGATGTGGCGGTGAGAATACCTCGTCACCCGCTTACCCATTCACTGCTTTCACAGCTGGATTTCCCACTAGCGGCACCTAGCGCCAATCCTTTTGGGTACATCTCGCCCACTTCGGCACAGCATGTTCAGGATCAGCTAGGTGCTCATATTCCGTATATACTGGATGGGGGCAGCTGCTCAGTAGGTATAGAATCCACCATTATCGGATTCAATGAACAAGAGCAACCCATCGTATACAGGCTTGGCGGGAAGAAAATAGATGATATTGAGCAAGTGGTTGGCAAAGTGAAATTACGGATCAATCACAGCTCTGACCCCATCGCACCAGGCATGCTCAAATCGCATTATGCTCCATCCAAGCGACTCATCATTGGCAACCTGACCGAACTGGTTCCCCGATTTCACAAGCGGAATTTCGGGGTGATCAGCTTCCATCAGTCATTTGATGGATTAACAGCAGACCGGCAGATTATACTTTCTAAAACCCGTAACCTGGATGAGGCCGCGCGCCAGCTCTTTGGAGCATTGCGCACCATGGATCAGAAGGATGTGGAATTTATTATTACCGAAAAATTCCCTGATATGGGTCTTGGACAAGCCATAAATGACCGCTTGAAGAGAGCTGCCACAAGATAAGTCTCCAGAAGCTTTGCTTTTTTACCCAGATCAGACAATTTAGCACTCCAAAATAAGTGGATATGAGAACCATAGATGATTTTAACTTTAGAAACAGGAAGGCACTAATCAGGGTAGACTTTAATGTACCCCTGGATGAAAACAGCCAAATTACTGACGATACACGACTAAGAGCGGCCATACCTACCATCAAGAAAATAATCGATGAGGGGGGTGCTGTTATACTGATGAGCCACTTGGGGAGACCTAAGACCGGACCAGAAGAAAAATATTCCCTTAAGCACATCGTAGCAGACCTCAGTGAAAAACTAGGTGTCAGCGTTCATTTTGCCAATGACTGTATCGGAGACGAAGCCCAGGAAAAGGCCAAAGCCCTTGGTAATGGTGA
This Marinoscillum sp. 108 DNA region includes the following protein-coding sequences:
- a CDS encoding carboxypeptidase-like regulatory domain-containing protein, translating into MKYVLFVLSTVLLVGLFSFSPAQPELLPTKLRITVIDGLGNPAEGATVTIYLNEDDYRNSENPVAKAISDNKGRVTFKDLKPVPYFIDARKGDMNNDFEGVRTAALEEGKLNKVNTVIE
- a CDS encoding L-threonylcarbamoyladenylate synthase, translating into MAEIGTNIEQAAALLKAGKLVAIPTETVYGLAGNALDESAILDIFKVKKRPKFDPLIAHTDSLEKIKGIVTHIPDKALMLAEAFWPGPLTILLNKKSHIPDILTSGLSDVAVRIPRHPLTHSLLSQLDFPLAAPSANPFGYISPTSAQHVQDQLGAHIPYILDGGSCSVGIESTIIGFNEQEQPIVYRLGGKKIDDIEQVVGKVKLRINHSSDPIAPGMLKSHYAPSKRLIIGNLTELVPRFHKRNFGVISFHQSFDGLTADRQIILSKTRNLDEAARQLFGALRTMDQKDVEFIITEKFPDMGLGQAINDRLKRAATR
- a CDS encoding FlgD immunoglobulin-like domain containing protein, encoding MNRVTGFLACLIFFSIIREPKPLPDYSLVLDQQPSAIGTTEDPQARANYENRLLVDPSTGQIPKDIRDRELRFAELLLSRQHRAGHHQRMAAQNYELAGPFNVGGRTRAISLDIRNENTILAGGVSGGIWKTTNGGTDWKRTSDPALRNSVTALNQDLRPGKQDIWYAGTGELLGNSARSTAAPYRGAGLFKSTDGGETWEALPGTIDNATPNQFSSQFQYIWAIETNQLNLTQDEVLVAAYGAILKSSDGGQTWGVALGQKLFDLPENTDLNESDAPFYTSLRKTPSGHFFAAMSSASSSNKLSPSAGFYFSATGDQWQQITPPGLAAYHERTVIGFAADESSVYFLTQSEEASLWKLNVTNIQNGILSGSWTNLTSNIPASGGEYGDFESQGGYNMLIEVHPQNPNLVFIGGTNLYRSTDGFSSTKNIKWIGGYSPENDASVYPGHYPDQHALLFYPSDEKRMISANDGGIRLTTNVLADSVSWKSLNNGYLTSQFYTIAQRLDKDTDEILGGMQDNGTYMRDALGENPSWNRILGGDGGYCAIAPNRDFVYVSFQNSQIYRLSLSSTFQLKSFARVDPIGGGEREGQGYLFINPFILDPTNASRMFLTGGDVIWRNENLLQVPGGNQKKTSVNWSEIKDTEQASGVYTAIDKARDQDILYAGIYSQSPTIVKVENASDPTRESVTFMSPTIFPENGHIACVTVNPENADHLIVVFSNYGIPSIFMTVDGGVSFSDISGNLEENPDGSGSGPSVRWAEIVPTTSGISVFVGTSTGLYSTTATNGGQTIWIKESEDKIGNAVITMIDYRDIDGRLVIATHGNGTFQSFLEDTRPFTNQHSPGEQLTSLQNYPNPFTNETMIRYSLPENGEVKIDLYDASGRFIRNLLWGPQYAGENRTIWDGTNNSGTRLKSGIYTYVLQFQGQQISKRMIYLPN